One window from the genome of Acidihalobacter ferrooxydans encodes:
- the queE gene encoding 7-carboxy-7-deazaguanine synthase QueE: protein MSTTIPIGSAESLRLRITEIFLSLQGEARSVGWPTVFVRLTGCPLRCSYCDTAYAFSGGEWMDIPDICSKVEAFGVRHVTVTGGEPLAQRNVHRFMTLLCDQGYVLSLETSGALDVAGVDPRVSKVIDLKTPGSGESERNLWDNLNYLSALDQIKLVIADRSDYEWARERLGEHGLMDRVEVLMSPVHGRLSPRELAEWILNDRLHVRMQVQLHKYLWGDEPGR from the coding sequence ATGAGCACGACTATTCCTATTGGGTCCGCTGAATCATTGCGTCTGCGGATTACCGAAATTTTTTTGTCCCTGCAAGGTGAGGCGCGCAGCGTCGGTTGGCCCACCGTATTCGTCCGACTGACAGGGTGTCCGCTACGGTGCAGTTATTGCGACACAGCGTACGCATTCAGTGGCGGCGAGTGGATGGATATACCGGATATATGCTCCAAGGTGGAAGCATTTGGCGTCCGTCATGTGACGGTCACTGGCGGCGAACCCTTGGCGCAACGTAACGTACATAGGTTCATGACGTTGCTCTGTGATCAGGGGTATGTGCTTTCGCTTGAGACAAGCGGTGCGCTCGATGTGGCCGGAGTCGATCCGAGGGTAAGTAAGGTGATTGACCTGAAAACACCTGGATCGGGTGAGTCCGAGCGTAATCTTTGGGATAATCTCAACTATTTGAGTGCTCTGGATCAGATCAAGCTGGTGATCGCTGATCGATCTGATTACGAATGGGCGCGCGAACGACTCGGCGAGCACGGGTTAATGGATCGTGTCGAGGTGTTGATGTCGCCTGTACATGGGCGCCTGTCACCGCGCGAGCTCGCCGAATGGATACTGAATGATCGCTTGCATGTCCGGATGCAAGTCCAATTGCACAAATACCTCTGGGGAGACGAACCGGGGCGATGA
- a CDS encoding integrase catalytic domain-containing protein encodes MSGFERRYTEKDIRLLAAMDERHDTPCGPAVKKLCERACEVFGQAEYIALASISVSHVYNLRKSTTYTRQRRHFEKTRPKPSKIGERRKPQPEGRPGYIRIDTVHQGDLDQQKGVYHINAVDEVTQFEVVCSVEKISERYLIPALEQMLEAFPFVILGFHSDNGSEYINKRVAALLEKLRIEFTKSRSRQSNDNALAESKNGAVVRKYYGYSHIPQRWAPLINDFNQQYLNPYINFHRPCFFPITRTDGKGKQRKIYRYENLMTPYDKLKSLPCAQDSLKPGINFEILDKHAYQISDNQAADRLQKARQILFKTIHGRTMKTG; translated from the coding sequence ATGTCTGGTTTCGAACGAAGGTACACCGAGAAGGATATTCGCTTGTTGGCCGCCATGGACGAGCGCCACGACACGCCCTGCGGCCCGGCGGTCAAGAAGCTCTGTGAGCGAGCCTGTGAGGTTTTTGGCCAAGCAGAGTACATCGCGTTGGCATCGATCTCCGTGAGCCACGTGTACAATCTGAGAAAGTCCACGACTTACACCCGGCAACGACGGCACTTCGAAAAGACGCGGCCCAAGCCTTCAAAGATCGGCGAGCGGCGCAAACCCCAGCCCGAAGGCCGCCCAGGCTATATCCGCATTGATACGGTACACCAAGGGGATCTGGATCAACAAAAGGGCGTTTACCACATCAACGCCGTCGATGAAGTCACCCAGTTCGAGGTCGTGTGTAGCGTTGAAAAAATCTCCGAGCGCTACCTCATCCCCGCCCTAGAGCAGATGCTGGAAGCCTTCCCTTTTGTGATCCTCGGTTTCCACTCCGACAACGGCTCAGAATACATCAACAAGCGCGTCGCCGCGCTGCTGGAGAAGCTGCGCATCGAGTTCACCAAGTCACGTTCCCGGCAGAGTAACGACAACGCGCTGGCGGAAAGCAAAAACGGGGCGGTGGTGAGAAAATACTATGGCTACAGCCATATCCCGCAACGGTGGGCGCCGCTGATCAACGACTTCAATCAGCAGTATTTAAACCCGTATATCAACTTCCACCGCCCCTGCTTTTTCCCGATAACACGCACCGATGGCAAGGGAAAACAGCGCAAAATCTACCGCTACGAGAACCTGATGACGCCCTATGACAAGCTCAAATCATTGCCGTGCGCCCAGGACTCTTTGAAACCCGGCATCAACTTTGAAATACTCGACAAGCACGCTTACCAGATCAGCGACAACCAGGCAGCGGACCGACTCCAGAAGGCTCGCCAGATACTCTTCAAAACCATTCATGGACGGACGATGAAAACCGGCTGA
- the ybgF gene encoding tol-pal system protein YbgF produces MRAFRLTLGAAISAAMLVAAVPPGWAADPSQSSSAQSAGNSQALVQFSLQLSNLQQQIRELRGKNQVLQHEIDTLRNRQRQLYMSTDQRLQALEAAAGGSGNSVVMPMSNTSNSGGVPGVAIPASGTTGNGAASVAPSTTASNQSATVSAAYNGKDLTAYQQAFDLLKNSHYQSAISAFKTFEKKYPQSPYVANAEYWTGEALYVETQYSQALAQFQKVVNNYPQSNKVSASLLKVGYCQYELKQWAAARKTLETVVSQYPGTTSARLAADRLSRMKSEGH; encoded by the coding sequence ATGCGTGCATTTCGACTAACGCTTGGTGCGGCGATTTCAGCTGCGATGCTGGTGGCTGCAGTGCCTCCGGGCTGGGCTGCTGATCCCTCGCAATCGAGTTCGGCGCAAAGCGCTGGTAACTCGCAGGCGCTCGTGCAGTTCTCTCTGCAACTCAGTAATTTGCAACAGCAAATTCGAGAATTGCGAGGGAAAAACCAGGTCCTGCAACACGAGATTGACACTCTGCGGAACCGTCAACGTCAGCTTTACATGAGTACCGATCAACGCTTGCAGGCTCTTGAAGCTGCCGCAGGTGGTTCTGGCAACAGTGTCGTCATGCCGATGAGCAATACGAGCAATAGCGGCGGCGTGCCCGGTGTCGCCATACCGGCTTCCGGCACGACAGGGAATGGAGCGGCCAGCGTTGCGCCGTCGACAACGGCTTCAAACCAATCCGCAACTGTCTCCGCTGCCTACAACGGGAAGGATTTGACGGCCTATCAGCAGGCGTTCGACTTATTGAAGAACAGTCATTACCAGTCTGCGATCAGCGCATTTAAAACTTTTGAAAAAAAATATCCGCAGAGCCCTTATGTTGCGAATGCGGAGTACTGGACCGGCGAAGCCCTGTACGTCGAAACGCAATATTCTCAGGCTTTGGCACAGTTTCAGAAAGTGGTAAACAATTACCCGCAAAGCAACAAGGTATCGGCGTCCTTGCTCAAGGTGGGTTATTGCCAATATGAGCTCAAGCAGTGGGCTGCGGCGCGTAAAACCCTGGAGACCGTAGTCAGTCAGTATCCAGGTACGACATCAGCGCGCTTGGCAGCGGACCGTCTTAGTCGCATGAAGAGTGAAGGACACTGA
- the queC gene encoding 7-cyano-7-deazaguanine synthase QueC, translating to MKKAVILLSGGLDSATVLAMARAQGYACYALSFDYGQRHNAELRAAQRVATAGHATEHRLVRLDLSAIGGSALTDVTIAVPETAEEGIPVTYVPARNTVFLSVALGWAEVLGARDIFIGVNAVDYSGYPDCRPAFIEAFEQLANLATKVGVQGGRMTIQAPLIALSKAQIIQTGLALGVDYAQTVSCYQADSDGRACGRCDACRLRAQGFAEAGVNDPTPYQGLAG from the coding sequence ATGAAAAAAGCCGTCATATTGCTATCGGGTGGGTTGGATTCGGCTACGGTGCTCGCGATGGCGCGCGCACAAGGCTATGCCTGTTATGCTCTGAGTTTCGATTACGGGCAACGTCATAATGCAGAGTTGAGAGCCGCACAACGTGTTGCCACAGCAGGCCATGCGACTGAACATCGTCTTGTTCGGCTTGATTTGAGTGCAATTGGCGGTTCTGCGCTGACCGATGTGACGATTGCGGTGCCGGAGACGGCAGAAGAAGGCATTCCGGTGACTTACGTGCCTGCACGAAATACCGTATTTCTGTCCGTGGCCCTGGGTTGGGCCGAAGTGCTCGGCGCACGGGATATATTTATCGGCGTTAACGCCGTCGATTATTCGGGGTATCCGGATTGTCGGCCTGCCTTTATCGAGGCTTTCGAGCAGCTCGCCAATCTGGCAACCAAAGTGGGCGTTCAGGGTGGGCGAATGACCATACAGGCACCGCTCATTGCATTGAGCAAGGCGCAGATTATTCAAACGGGTCTCGCATTGGGTGTTGATTATGCACAGACCGTGAGTTGCTATCAGGCGGACAGCGACGGGCGTGCTTGCGGACGTTGTGATGCTTGCCGCCTGCGTGCTCAAGGCTTTGCGGAAGCTGGCGTGAACGATCCGACGCCTTATCAGGGGCTCGCTGGATGA
- the tolQ gene encoding protein TolQ: protein MSVEPSFFQLVIGASLVVQVVILILLLASILSWTAIFIKWGMLRRARRAATQFEDRFWSGSNLSQIYEGIRAKSSRAGLEAIFSSGFREYLRLHKPGQDVVSSSLIDTAQRSMRVALSREEEKLERSLSFLATVGSVSPYIGLFGTVWGIMHAFMALGNVQQASLAMVAPGIAEALVATAMGLFAAIPAVVAYNRYADEVERLITRYENFQDEFLALLQRQLATVKAEV, encoded by the coding sequence GTGTCTGTTGAACCCTCTTTCTTTCAATTGGTCATCGGTGCCAGTCTGGTCGTGCAGGTGGTAATTTTGATATTGCTGCTCGCTTCGATTCTTTCCTGGACGGCCATTTTCATCAAATGGGGCATGCTGCGCCGTGCTCGCAGAGCGGCGACGCAATTCGAAGATCGTTTCTGGTCGGGCAGCAATTTATCTCAGATCTACGAAGGCATACGCGCGAAGAGTTCGCGTGCGGGGCTGGAGGCGATTTTTTCGTCAGGTTTTCGCGAATATTTGCGCTTGCATAAGCCAGGTCAGGATGTTGTGTCGAGTTCGCTGATCGATACAGCCCAGCGTTCGATGCGAGTGGCCTTGTCGCGCGAGGAAGAGAAACTGGAGCGGTCACTTTCGTTTTTGGCGACAGTCGGTTCGGTTAGCCCCTATATCGGCTTGTTCGGTACGGTTTGGGGCATCATGCATGCCTTCATGGCCCTCGGCAACGTACAGCAGGCATCGTTGGCAATGGTTGCTCCAGGTATCGCAGAAGCGTTGGTAGCGACCGCTATGGGCTTGTTCGCGGCGATCCCCGCCGTTGTGGCTTACAACCGCTACGCCGATGAAGTTGAGCGCCTGATTACCCGCTACGAAAATTTCCAGGATGAGTTCCTCGCGCTCCTGCAACGGCAGTTGGCAACTGTGAAGGCGGAGGTCTGA
- the ybgC gene encoding tol-pal system-associated acyl-CoA thioesterase, producing MNVFAWPVRVYYEDTDLAGVVYHANYLRFMERARTEWLRSLGIDQSHFKDEYGLVFAVSAADMEFLLPARFDDALAVETRITRVGHVSIVFVQEIWCIGSDGRMLLTRGRVKVACLDSDTFKPAAMPHPLLEVIRSVC from the coding sequence ATGAATGTCTTTGCCTGGCCGGTTCGCGTCTACTATGAAGACACGGATCTCGCCGGAGTCGTATACCATGCGAACTATCTCAGGTTTATGGAACGCGCACGAACCGAGTGGCTGCGCAGTCTTGGCATCGATCAGAGCCATTTCAAGGATGAGTACGGTCTGGTTTTCGCCGTGTCTGCGGCAGACATGGAATTTCTGCTGCCAGCACGATTCGATGATGCGCTTGCCGTCGAGACGCGGATTACCCGCGTTGGCCATGTGAGCATAGTGTTCGTGCAGGAGATCTGGTGCATCGGGAGTGACGGGCGCATGCTTTTGACCCGCGGCCGTGTCAAGGTCGCTTGCCTGGATTCCGATACATTCAAGCCGGCAGCCATGCCCCATCCGCTTCTGGAGGTTATAAGAAGTGTCTGTTGA
- the tolR gene encoding protein TolR → MAQINVVPYIDVMLVLLVIFLVTAPLLKQGVQVDLPKAAAKPIPSNQHAPSPLTVTINAQGSYFVSRGAPPTQPLDAAALRQIVSKQLQQDPKMPVYVKGDNHVNYGRVVLAMTILQHAGANKVGLITAPPPKKP, encoded by the coding sequence ATGGCACAGATCAATGTCGTGCCGTATATCGACGTCATGCTGGTGTTGCTGGTGATTTTCCTCGTGACTGCGCCCTTACTCAAGCAAGGCGTGCAGGTTGATCTGCCGAAAGCTGCGGCGAAACCGATTCCGAGCAATCAGCATGCGCCAAGTCCATTGACAGTCACGATCAATGCGCAGGGGAGTTATTTTGTCAGTCGCGGCGCGCCACCCACGCAGCCTCTGGACGCCGCGGCCTTGCGCCAAATTGTGAGTAAACAACTGCAGCAAGATCCGAAGATGCCGGTCTATGTCAAAGGTGATAATCATGTGAACTATGGCCGTGTGGTGCTTGCCATGACGATTTTGCAACATGCCGGGGCCAACAAGGTTGGATTGATTACCGCGCCCCCGCCGAAGAAACCCTGA
- the tolA gene encoding cell envelope integrity protein TolA: protein MWRELRRHPWALTAALVLNLLVLVLFGVGLTLNNTPPAASGGQPIQAHLIDQTAQRQAAAAAAKRKAEQAAAAAAAKRRAEQAAAAKRKAEQAAAAAAAKRKAEQAAAAAAAKRKAEQAAAAAAAKRKAEQAAAAAAAKRKAEQAAAAKRKAEQAAAAAAAKRKAEQAAAAKRKAEQAAAAAAAKRKAEQAAAAKRKAEQAAAAAAAKRKAEQAAAAAAAKRKAEQAAAAAAAKRKAEQAAAAAAAKRKAEQAAAAAAAKRKAEQAAAEKKLLQQQVAAEAAVLQKREQAIQARRNRQLQADWVGQLVAKIQRNWLIPPGYQSGQYCKVTVKQDRGGYILSLHVGQCTGNDLFRRSVETAVRRSAPLPLAPNAKVFQATLNFKFEPKS from the coding sequence ATGTGGCGTGAATTGCGACGCCATCCGTGGGCGCTGACTGCGGCATTGGTCCTCAATCTCCTCGTATTGGTATTGTTCGGCGTAGGTTTGACTTTGAATAACACGCCGCCGGCGGCTTCCGGTGGACAACCCATTCAGGCACATTTGATTGACCAAACCGCGCAGCGCCAGGCAGCCGCTGCGGCAGCCAAGCGTAAGGCCGAACAGGCGGCCGCTGCTGCGGCAGCCAAGCGTAGGGCCGAGCAGGCCGCGGCAGCCAAACGCAAGGCCGAACAGGCAGCCGCTGCTGCGGCAGCCAAGCGTAAGGCCGAACAGGCAGCCGCTGCTGCGGCAGCCAAGCGTAAGGCCGAACAGGCAGCCGCTGCTGCGGCAGCCAAGCGTAAGGCCGAACAGGCAGCCGCTGCTGCGGCAGCCAAGCGTAAGGCCGAGCAGGCCGCGGCAGCCAAGCGCAAGGCCGAGCAGGCAGCCGCTGCTGCGGCAGCCAAGCGTAAGGCCGAGCAGGCCGCGGCAGCCAAACGCAAGGCCGAGCAGGCGGCCGCCGCTGCGGCAGCCAAGCGTAAGGCCGAGCAGGCCGCGGCAGCCAAGCGCAAGGCCGAGCAGGCCGCCGCTGCTGCGGCAGCCAAGCGCAAGGCCGAGCAGGCCGCCGCTGCTGCGGCAGCCAAGCGCAAGGCCGAGCAGGCCGCCGCTGCTGCGGCAGCCAAACGCAAGGCCGAGCAGGCCGCCGCTGCTGCGGCAGCCAAACGCAAGGCCGAGCAGGCGGCCGCCGCTGCGGCAGCTAAACGCAAGGCCGAGCAGGCGGCCGCCGAAAAGAAACTGCTCCAACAACAGGTGGCCGCCGAAGCCGCTGTGTTACAGAAGCGTGAGCAAGCGATTCAGGCACGACGCAATCGCCAGTTGCAGGCCGACTGGGTCGGGCAACTCGTGGCAAAAATTCAACGTAACTGGTTGATCCCTCCCGGCTACCAATCCGGTCAGTATTGCAAGGTGACTGTGAAACAAGATCGCGGTGGGTATATCCTGAGTTTGCACGTTGGCCAGTGTACCGGTAATGATCTGTTTCGCCGATCGGTCGAGACGGCCGTGAGGCGTTCCGCGCCGTTACCGCTTGCGCCCAATGCAAAGGTGTTTCAGGCTACCCTGAATTTCAAATTTGAACCGAAGTCCTAA
- a CDS encoding HAMP domain-containing histidine kinase, which yields MSRTTVESNSGNAANARPRRRWSPGSLGGLVGFSFALVMLPLLVLALASAYAVHRLSTQSEQTVYEAVQLTQNSLILMEELVTMERSARQYQVVKDSGLLQVFTASGVQFQRAVRSMEALPVGPSLAKRVRRLAVDEKVLAHGIEAAGKGGKLPANMDKQFANLSNQAYQLWNDSSRLVTHRVETLRTDARRLQQFLLWGALGLVATSIVLGIGLSRLILRPVGQIAGVINRLGDGDFAVPVDVRGPHDLEYLGERLDWTRRRLLELEAGKQRFVRDVSHDLKTPLTTMLESVALLRDEVVGALNAEQTSLVRILHDSSVQLQKRIDHLIQYNRLQGQLTSLDMKALDLAQLVAASLEEHRTSLEGRKLRVVSRLDATPLWGDEVKLRQVVDNLLSNAIKYAPRGSMLKLDVHGDAHNACLRVADEGPGVAAADRPRIFDAFYRGAPPSGGSGVGSEIGSGIGLAIVKEYVEAHRGEVLLVQGQGGEGAVFEVKLPADIRGSGG from the coding sequence GTGTCGCGGACGACGGTCGAGTCAAACTCCGGCAACGCGGCGAACGCGCGCCCGCGACGCCGCTGGTCGCCAGGCTCGCTGGGCGGGCTGGTCGGATTCAGTTTCGCTCTGGTCATGTTGCCGCTGCTGGTGCTCGCGCTGGCCTCGGCCTATGCGGTGCACCGGCTCTCGACACAAAGCGAACAAACCGTATACGAGGCCGTGCAACTGACCCAGAACAGCCTCATTCTGATGGAAGAACTGGTGACCATGGAGCGCAGTGCGCGTCAGTATCAGGTGGTGAAAGACTCCGGGTTGCTACAGGTGTTCACGGCGAGCGGCGTACAGTTTCAGCGGGCCGTCCGCAGTATGGAGGCGTTGCCGGTCGGGCCATCCCTGGCCAAGCGCGTGCGCCGTCTGGCCGTGGACGAAAAGGTGTTGGCGCATGGCATCGAAGCGGCGGGCAAGGGCGGGAAGTTGCCGGCGAACATGGATAAGCAGTTCGCGAATTTGAGCAATCAGGCGTACCAGCTGTGGAACGACAGCAGCCGATTGGTGACGCATCGCGTGGAGACATTGCGCACGGATGCGCGTCGGTTACAGCAGTTCCTGCTTTGGGGCGCCCTGGGCCTGGTCGCGACCAGTATCGTGCTCGGGATCGGGTTGAGTCGTTTGATTCTGCGCCCGGTCGGGCAGATCGCCGGGGTCATCAATCGGCTGGGCGATGGGGACTTTGCCGTGCCGGTCGACGTGCGCGGACCGCACGATCTGGAGTACCTGGGCGAACGACTGGATTGGACGCGACGGCGCCTGCTCGAACTGGAGGCCGGGAAGCAGCGCTTTGTGCGGGATGTGTCGCACGATCTCAAGACGCCGCTGACCACTATGCTGGAAAGTGTGGCCCTGCTGAGGGACGAAGTGGTCGGCGCACTCAACGCTGAGCAGACCAGTCTGGTGCGGATACTGCACGACAGTTCAGTCCAGTTGCAGAAGCGTATCGATCACTTGATACAGTACAACCGGCTACAGGGTCAGCTGACGAGTCTGGATATGAAAGCGCTCGATCTGGCACAGTTGGTGGCCGCTTCCCTGGAAGAGCATCGCACCTCTCTCGAAGGGCGCAAACTGCGCGTCGTGAGCAGGCTCGATGCGACGCCGCTTTGGGGCGATGAGGTCAAGTTGCGTCAGGTGGTGGACAACCTGCTGTCCAATGCGATCAAGTATGCGCCGCGCGGCTCGATGCTGAAGCTTGACGTGCATGGGGATGCGCACAATGCCTGCCTGCGAGTGGCCGACGAGGGCCCAGGCGTGGCAGCGGCGGATCGGCCGCGTATTTTTGATGCGTTCTACCGCGGGGCACCGCCTTCCGGTGGCTCGGGAGTTGGTTCAGAAATCGGCTCCGGCATCGGGCTGGCGATCGTAAAAGAGTATGTAGAGGCACATCGTGGGGAGGTACTTCTGGTGCAGGGGCAGGGAGGCGAAGGGGCGGTGTTCGAGGTAAAACTTCCCGCCGATATCCGGGGATCTGGCGGATGA
- the tolB gene encoding Tol-Pal system beta propeller repeat protein TolB gives MKLKRLVSLCVFSLAIALFASSARADLNITITQGAVGATPIGIVPFAWSGKGKVPQKIGAIVSNDLLRSGLFAPLAPGKLPQQPTQPSAINFNAWTQIGVSDIVIGGVQEVSPGQYAVRFQLFDTLQGQQLLGYTIHASKAQLRQAAHRISDLVYQKLTGQRGAFNTHIAYVSTDAKNGRIVRYRIMVADADGHDAHVVYSSKQPLSAPTWSPNGKYLAYVSFENGNSAIYIQNLATAKRRLISDRPGLNSAPAFSPDGSKLAMTLTHDGHAEIYVMNLATHHLTQITHDPSINTGAAWMPNGQSIVFTSDRGGSPQLYVKSINGGAAQRLTFDGIYNAGAAVSPSGGKVAFVHANTHGGFSIGLLNLNTGQMQNLTHGQLDESPSFAPNGSMVLYSTVYQGKNVLAEVSADGRVRQRLSGPNNVSQPAWSPFGD, from the coding sequence ATGAAACTAAAGCGTCTTGTCAGTCTTTGCGTTTTCTCGCTTGCGATCGCACTTTTTGCGAGCAGCGCGCGAGCCGACCTGAATATCACGATTACGCAGGGCGCGGTCGGCGCGACACCGATCGGTATCGTGCCTTTCGCCTGGAGCGGCAAGGGCAAGGTGCCGCAGAAAATCGGGGCAATAGTCTCGAACGATTTGCTGCGTAGCGGACTGTTCGCGCCCCTGGCGCCGGGTAAACTGCCGCAGCAACCCACGCAGCCGAGCGCAATTAATTTTAATGCCTGGACGCAGATCGGCGTGAGTGACATCGTGATCGGTGGCGTACAGGAGGTCTCGCCGGGGCAGTACGCGGTGCGCTTCCAGCTTTTTGACACACTGCAGGGTCAGCAACTGCTGGGGTATACGATCCACGCCTCGAAAGCGCAACTGCGCCAGGCCGCGCACCGTATCAGTGATCTGGTTTACCAGAAACTGACGGGCCAGCGTGGCGCATTCAATACCCATATCGCTTACGTCAGTACCGATGCCAAGAACGGGCGTATCGTGCGCTACCGCATCATGGTTGCTGACGCGGACGGCCATGATGCGCATGTTGTGTATTCTTCCAAGCAGCCGCTGTCCGCGCCGACCTGGTCTCCAAACGGGAAATACCTTGCTTACGTATCTTTCGAAAACGGTAATTCGGCGATCTATATCCAGAATCTGGCAACGGCGAAACGCCGGTTGATTTCCGACCGCCCGGGTCTGAACAGCGCCCCGGCTTTTTCGCCCGATGGCAGCAAACTGGCGATGACGTTGACGCACGATGGGCATGCGGAAATTTACGTGATGAATCTCGCTACGCATCATTTGACGCAGATCACGCACGATCCGTCGATCAACACCGGGGCGGCCTGGATGCCGAATGGGCAGTCCATCGTGTTTACGTCTGATCGTGGCGGGTCACCTCAGTTGTACGTCAAATCCATCAACGGCGGCGCTGCACAACGTCTGACATTCGACGGTATCTATAACGCGGGAGCAGCAGTTTCACCCAGTGGCGGGAAAGTCGCGTTCGTGCATGCCAATACTCATGGGGGATTCAGCATCGGACTGCTCAATCTCAATACCGGGCAGATGCAGAATCTTACTCATGGGCAGTTGGACGAGTCGCCCAGCTTTGCGCCCAACGGCAGCATGGTGCTATATAGCACCGTTTATCAGGGCAAAAACGTTCTGGCCGAAGTCAGCGCCGATGGCCGGGTGCGCCAGCGGCTGAGTGGCCCGAATAATGTCAGTCAACCGGCATGGTCGCCTTTCGGCGATTAG
- a CDS encoding sigma 54-interacting transcriptional regulator produces MNSDTPAKAKLLLVDDEHDLLHVVSLRLSVAGYEVETASSGAEALSKIPVFRPHVVISDLRMEGMDGLALFDAVTRDWPTLPVIILTAHGTIPDAVEATRRGVFGYLSKPFNHKEMQAQIEAALKVGGGVPADAESNGAWRRAIITRSPALEAVLAEARLVARSDANILIRGQSGTGKELLAQAIHRASQRSSQAFVAVNCSAIPEALIESELFGHRKGAFTGATHDHPGLFQAADGGILFLDEIGDMPLATQAKLLRVLQERQVRPVGGVDSVGVDVRIVSATHRDLDAMVAQGQFREDLYYRLNVVTLALPSLCERREDIPLLARHFLDVITQNTAYDVKGFSPDAMARLIAYDWPGNVRQLFNVVERTVVLATTALIPASQVERALDEAPAELPSLVETREQAEREYISRILTLTEGNVTAAAKLAKRNRTEFYKLLNRHHIDPALFKKRR; encoded by the coding sequence TTGAACTCCGACACCCCGGCCAAAGCAAAACTTCTCCTCGTTGATGACGAGCACGATCTGCTGCATGTGGTTTCCTTGCGCCTCAGCGTGGCAGGTTACGAGGTTGAAACCGCGTCGAGCGGAGCTGAGGCGCTCTCGAAAATCCCGGTGTTCCGTCCCCATGTCGTGATCAGCGATTTGCGCATGGAGGGTATGGATGGGCTGGCTCTGTTCGATGCGGTCACGCGCGACTGGCCGACCTTGCCGGTCATTATTCTCACCGCGCACGGCACGATTCCGGATGCGGTCGAGGCGACGCGCCGGGGCGTGTTCGGTTATTTGTCCAAGCCCTTCAATCACAAGGAAATGCAGGCGCAAATCGAGGCCGCGTTAAAAGTCGGGGGTGGGGTGCCTGCGGATGCGGAATCGAACGGTGCCTGGCGCCGCGCCATCATTACACGCAGTCCGGCCTTGGAAGCGGTGCTGGCCGAGGCGCGGCTGGTGGCGCGTTCGGATGCCAATATCCTGATTCGCGGGCAGAGCGGCACCGGCAAGGAACTGCTCGCGCAGGCTATTCACCGTGCCAGCCAGCGCAGTTCACAGGCATTCGTCGCGGTCAATTGCAGCGCAATTCCCGAGGCTTTGATCGAATCGGAATTGTTTGGGCATCGCAAGGGTGCATTCACCGGCGCTACGCACGATCATCCAGGGCTGTTTCAGGCGGCGGATGGAGGCATATTGTTCCTCGATGAAATCGGCGATATGCCATTGGCGACACAGGCCAAGCTGCTGCGCGTATTGCAGGAGCGCCAGGTGCGTCCGGTCGGTGGTGTTGATTCGGTCGGCGTTGACGTGCGCATCGTCTCAGCCACTCATCGTGATCTCGACGCGATGGTCGCGCAAGGACAGTTCCGCGAAGATTTGTACTACCGTCTCAATGTGGTGACGCTGGCGTTGCCGAGTCTCTGCGAACGCCGGGAGGATATTCCGCTGCTGGCGCGCCATTTCCTTGACGTCATCACGCAAAACACGGCATACGATGTCAAAGGGTTTTCGCCCGACGCCATGGCGCGGCTGATCGCCTATGATTGGCCGGGCAACGTGCGTCAGTTGTTCAATGTGGTGGAACGCACCGTCGTGCTGGCGACCACGGCGCTTATCCCGGCAAGTCAGGTCGAACGTGCGCTTGACGAAGCACCCGCCGAGTTGCCCTCATTGGTGGAAACGCGCGAACAGGCCGAACGCGAATATATCTCTCGCATTCTCACTCTGACCGAAGGCAATGTCACCGCCGCCGCAAAACTGGCAAAACGTAATCGAACTGAGTTCTACAAGCTGCTCAATCGCCACCATATTGACCCTGCGTTGTTCAAGAAGCGGCGTTGA
- the pal gene encoding peptidoglycan-associated lipoprotein Pal: protein MIRIYRVVFAALFASLLAACAPTSQTLQPTTGAAGSSAATSGTGSKANGQGQASALAGQGALAAEAFNSATSPLASRTIYFAFNSSEITAKYLNVVSKNAQYLAAHPALHVKLEGNTDDRGSHAYNMALGERRAQAVAKLLELQGVNPQQLDIISYGEDNPVCTQQDNACWSLNRRVNIVYPLNSQP from the coding sequence ATGATCCGTATTTATCGAGTGGTGTTCGCGGCCTTGTTCGCTTCGCTGCTGGCGGCCTGCGCGCCGACTTCCCAGACCTTGCAGCCGACGACCGGTGCAGCCGGTTCCTCCGCCGCGACTAGCGGGACTGGTTCTAAGGCGAACGGACAGGGCCAGGCCAGCGCGTTGGCTGGTCAGGGTGCCTTGGCGGCCGAGGCGTTCAATTCTGCCACCAGCCCACTCGCGAGCCGTACCATATATTTCGCGTTCAACAGCAGTGAGATCACGGCGAAATATCTCAATGTGGTCAGCAAGAATGCCCAATATCTGGCGGCGCATCCCGCACTTCATGTGAAGCTCGAAGGCAATACCGATGATCGTGGCTCACATGCGTACAATATGGCTTTGGGAGAGCGTCGGGCGCAGGCGGTGGCAAAACTACTCGAATTGCAAGGCGTGAATCCTCAGCAACTCGATATTATCAGCTATGGCGAAGACAACCCGGTTTGTACGCAACAGGATAATGCTTGCTGGAGCCTGAATCGCCGGGTGAATATTGTTTATCCACTCAATTCGCAGCCGTGA